aagacacagcagatacacaacacacacagacacacattaacagaagacacagcagatacacaacacacacactacacaacacacagagacacattaacagaagacacagcagatacacaacacacacactacacaacacacacagacacacattaacagaagatacagcagatacacaacacacacagacacacattaacagaagacacagcagatacacaacacacactgacacacactacacaacacacacagacacacattaacagaagatacagcagatacacaacacacacactacacaacacacagagacacattaacagaagatacagcagatacacaacacacacagacacacactacacaacacacacagacacacattaacagaagatacagcagatacacaacacacacagacacacactacacaacacacacagacacacattaacagaagatacagcagatacacaacacacacactacacaacacacagacacacattaacagaagacacagcagatacacaacacacacagacacacattaacagaagatacagcagatacacaacacacacactacacaacacacagacacacattaacagaagacacagcagatgcacaacacacactgacacacactacacaacacacacactacacaacacacagacacacattaacagaagacacagcagataaacacacactgacacacactacacaacacacatactacacaacacacagacacacattaacagaagacacagcagatacacaacacacactacacaacacacacagacacacattaacagaagatacagcagatacacaacacacacagacacacattaacagaagacacagcagatacacaacacacacactacacaacacacagagacacattaacagaagacacagcagatacacaacacacacagacacacattaacagaagatacagcagatacacaacacacacactacacaacacacagacacacataacagaagacacagcagatgcacaacacacactgacacacactacacaacacacacactacacaacacacagacacacattaacagaagacacagcagataaacacacactgacacacactagttagttagtgtattattgttATAAAGCATGatagtgtattattgtgataaagcGTGATATAGttaatgtattattgtgataaagtgTGATTATAGTTAGTGTTCTGTTGTGATAAATCGTGATATAGttaatgtattattgtgataaaatgtgatatagttagtgtattattgtgatcAAGCGCgatatagttagtgtattattgAGATAAAacgtgatatagttagtgtattattgtgataaatcaTGATATAGttaatgtattattgtgataaaacgtgatatagttagtgtattattgtgatcAAGCGCgatatagttagtgtattattgtgataaaacgtgatatagttagtgtattattgtgataaatcgtgatatagttagtTCTGTTGTGATAAAgcgtgatatagttagtgtattattgtgataaatcgtGATATAGTTAATGTATTGTTGTGATCAAGCGTGATATAGTTaatgtattattgttataaAGACGATATAGTTGGTGTTCTGTTGTGATAAATtgtgatatagttagtgtattattgtgataaatcgtgatatagttagtgtattattgttataaagacgatatagttagtgttctgttgtgataaaccgtgatatagttagtgtattattgttATAAAGCATGatagtgtattattgtgataaagcGTAATATAGttaatgtattattgtgataaagtgTGATTATAGTTAGTGTTCTGTTGTGATAAATCGTGATATAGttaatgtattattgtgataaaacgtaatatagttagtgtattattgtgatcaagcgtgatatagttagtgtattattgAGATAAAacgtgatatagttagtgtattattgtgataaatcgtgatatagttaatgtattattgttataaAGACGATATAGTTGGTGTTCTGTTGTGATAAATCGTGATATAGTTGGTGTTCTGTTGTTATAAAGTGTTATATATGGTTTGAAGAATGACATGTAAAGATGTAATGATGTTGTGATGTATTGTTCTATGATTTTTGGGAACGCAGCTGAGCGTGTATCACGTCATGTACCGTGAGAACGCAGCTCCAGAACAACACAAGTTCCGCTTCCTGTCTGAAGAAGAGCTGCGTGTTTCCAGGAACCAGCGGTCTGGATCATCTCACTTCTTCTGTTCCACTCAACATTTCAAGTAAGGTCCGTCCGCCTGGGTTCATGTTCCATGGTCCTCGTATCTGGTACCGAGACGCGGAAAACGAATTTTCGGTCTATTAACGCCGGGTGAAGGAATAAAAACAGCGGGATTCGAGAAATGATTTCGATTTTAAAGGCGCGGTTTATCCCGCTGGTTTGGGTTCCATGTAAACTGCTGCTTGTGGTTCAAAAGTTCGTATCGTTCCTACTCCGCTCTTGTATCCAGATATTATCGCTTGTTGGTGTTAAACCTTCTTCTAAATTGGACCGGAATCGTGTTAATTTAATACACAAATGTTCAAGATTCCAGTTCTGGCAGAACCACGCTGGTGTAGAACTTTCAAATGGGACAGAAgatacagcagatacacaacacacacactacacaacacacagagacacattaacagaagacacagcagatacacaacacacacactacacaacacacagacacacattaacagaagacacagcagatacacaacacacacagacacacattaacagaagacacagcagatacacaacacacactgacaacacactacacaacacacacactacacacattaacagaagacacagcagatacacaacacacacagacacacattaacagaagacacagcagatacacaacacacacactacacaacacacagagacacattaacagaagacacagcagatacacaacacacacactacacacaacacacacagacacacattaacagaagatacagcagatacacaacacacacagacacacattaacagaagacacagcagatacacaacacacactgacacacactacacaacacacacagacacacattaacagaagatacagcagatacacaacacacacactacacaacacacagagacacattaacagaagatacagcagatacacaacacacacagacacacactacacaacacacacagacacacattaacagaagatacagcagatacacaacacacacagacacacactacacaacacacacagacacacattaacagaagatacagcagatacacaacacacacagacatacactacacaacacacatactacgcaacacacagacacacattaacagaagacacagcagatacacaacacacacagacacacattaacagaagacacagcagatacacaacacacactacacaacacccacacacacattaacagaagatacagcagatacacaacacacactacacaacacacacactacacaacacacagacacacattaacagaagatacagcagatacacaacacacactgacacacactacacaacacacagacacacattaacagaagacacagcagatacacaacacacactgacacacactacacaacacacacactacacaacacacagacacacattaacagaagacacagcagataaacacacacacggcatgaTGAGCGTGTGGTTTCAGCAGCAGGTTTATATGAACAGTGAGAGACTGAACAACAAGAACAGAAAAcgtattttaaaaagtgacaatTGGCGCGGATTGTCCGGATTTGAGCTGGTGTGGGGAACCCTGCTGCTGGATCATGtacacttttatttacagtctACTGCTGCTCTGGGTCCAGGTCCTAAAACATCTCCAGACACGTCCTGATGGAGTCCTGTGCGTCTGCAGACATGTCCATGCTGATGACGCAGATCATCCCTGCGCTCTACATGGTGCTCTGCGTTCTCGCTCTTCCCCTTAATGCCGCTTGTCTCATCACGTTCGTGTGGAGGATCCCAGAGAAGAAGCCTGCAGTGATCTACATGATGAGTCTGGCGGGCGTCAACCTGCTGTTCTCCCTGTTCGTCCCCCTGAAGATCTTCTGTCACTTCAGTGTCAGGAGCGGCATCTGGACGTTCACGTCAGCAGCATGTCGCTCATCAACGGCGCTCTTCTACTTCAGCATGAGCTGTGTGACAAGTCTCATCATGAGCATCAGCCTGGACCGGATGCTGGCTGTGGCCTACGCGATGCCTTCTAGAACCTACAGAACCAGTCGGAACGCAGTCCTTCTCTGCGTCCTCGTGGGGTTTCTGGCCCTGGGCAGCAGTTTGCCATTCTTCCTGTCCACACGGGTTCAGCAGAACCAGACCCTCCTCAACTGCAGCCAGCTGTGGGACAACGAGGACGACCTGTACCTCCACCAGTTCCCCTACGTCTTCTGTGTCTTTTTCCTCCTCCCAACGCTGGTCACCTCGGTCTGTTACAGCCTCTTCATGTGGGCCCTCTGGAAAATACCCCTGGGGACCTCAAGCCTGGTGTCCAGAACCAAAAGGCGGTCGTTGGTCCTGCTCTTCCTGATCGTCACCATCCTGCTGCTCTTCTTTCTGCCCCTGAACGTGGTCCTGCTGCTCCGTGGCCACCACCGGAGGTCTGAGGAGGAGAAGCTGTACCCAGCCTACCTGCTCAGTCTGTGTGCAGCCGGCAGCAGCGTGTCCCTCGGGCCCCTGGTTTACTACTTTGGATCTAAACAAGTTCAGCACGAACTGGACTCTGTCTGGCGTCACGTCTCCAGATGGAGGAAATGAGAAGGTCTGATGGGAGCTGTGAGGTCAGGGTTTATTACGTTAGAAGACCACCAGATGGTGCTGAACTCGAACACGTGTTCTATGTATGTTCCACTTTGTGAATTGTGTCATGTATTTACATACATAATTCTGACCTAAACCACCCTTCAGTATTGGTTGTGACGGCCCTGTGTGGCAACTGAGAATAAactgtgtgagtttgtgtacaAGAGAGAGAAGTTGTGGGTCCATGAACAGCAGATAACTATGATCAAGTGATGAAATAATCTTAAATAAGAAAGTCTGCTTATAAAGTCGGAAAGCACTGAATTCAGGCCCGACTAACGTCAAATCCagtttaatctgtgtgtgtgtgtgtgtgtgtgtgtgtgtgtgtgtgtgtgtgtgcgtgtgtgtgtgtgtggtgtgcaggCAGCTAATGCCACTCCTTCAGTGTCTGTTCCACTTTTCTGTCTATGTTCAGTACTCCTCTCTGTCCATCactcaggagtgtgtgtgtgtgtgtgtgtgtgtgtgtgtgtctcgagGTGTGCGGTTGCGGCCCTTGCGTGCTGACTCCTGTGCCTGCTGGTATTTCTCCATCATGCTCTTGTGCTTGCGTCGCAGGCGGAGCTTCTCGCCGCACCACACACGCTCACAGTACTGCTCCACCTCCGGCAACCCAGCTGGACCAATCAGCTGCAGGACGTCCTTGAACCAAGAGCGTGAAGGACTGCGACTGGTCAGCCCTCCTCCATGTCCTGGACATGGCTGCTTCTGCTTGCCGTCCCGTGACAGGATATCTGAAAGGGTGTCGGCTCGCAAAACGTCCAACCAGATGCGAGAGACGGTCTGTGAGAAACCGCGCTCCTGAGAGCGACAAATGTAGAGCCCTGCGTCTGATGCCAAGACACGTCGGAACAGGAGCCCACCGGGCATCTTCATCACACGCTCATCATATACCACCTGCAGCAGATACATACCTAGAGTCATCAAAAACATCCAATAATTCCATTTAtacaatcacccccaaaaatacaacttcaccaatcacccccaaaaatacgtatatacaacttcaccaatcacccccaaaaatacgtatatacatcttcaccaatcaccccccaaaactacgtatatacatctccaccaatcacccccaaaaatacgtatatacaacttcaccaatcaccccccaaaaatacatatatacaacttcaccaatcacccccaaaaatacatatacatcttcaccaatcacccccaaaactatgtatatacatctccaccaatcacccccaaaactacgtatacatcttcaccaatcacccccaaaactacatatacatcttcaccaatcacccccaaaactacgtatacatcttcaccaatcacccccaaaactacatatacatctccaccaatcacccccaaaaatacgtatatacaacttcaccaatcacccccaaaaatacgtatatacatcttcaccaatcacccccaaaactacgtatacatcttcaccaatcacccccaaaactacatatacatctccaccaatcacccccaaaaatacgtatatacaacttcaccaatcacccccaaaaatacgtatatacatcttcaccaatcacccccaaaactacgtatatacacatctccaccaatcacccccaaaactacgtatatacatctccaccaatcacccccaaaaatacgtatatacacctccaccaatcacccccaaaactacgtatatacatctccaccaatcacccccaaaaatacgtatatacaacttcaccaatcacccccaaaactatgtatatacatctccaccaatcacccccaaaactacgtatacatcttcaccaatcacccccaaaactacatatacatcttcaccaatcacccccaaaactatgtatatacatctccaccaatcaccccaaaataacttatatacatctccaccaatcacccccaaaatacgtatatacatctccaccaatcacccccaaaactacgtacatacatctccaccaatcacccccaaaactacgtatatacatctccaccaatcacccccaaaataacttatatacatctccaccaatcacccccaaaatacgtatatacatctccaccaatcaccccaaaactacgtatatacatctccaccaatcacccccaaaactacgtatatacatctccaccaatcacccccaaaactacatatacatctccaccaatcacccccaaaatacttatatacatctccaccaatcacccccaaaaatacgtatatacatctccaccaatcacccccaaaactacgtatatacatctccaccaatcaccccccaaaaatacgtatatacatctccaccaatcaccccccaaaactacgtatatacatctccaccaatcacccccaaaactacgtatatacatctccaccaatcacccccaaaataacttatatacatctccaccaatcacccccaaaaatacgtatatacatctccaccaatcacccccaaaaatacgtatatacaacttcaccaatcacccccaaaaatacgtatataaaTATcctcaccaatcacccccaaaataacttatatacatcttcaccaatcacccccaaaactacgtatatacatcttcaccaatcacccccaaaactacgtatatacatcttcaccaatcacccccaaaaactacgtatatacatcttcaccaatcaccccccaaaaatacgtatacatcttcaccaatcacccccaaaaatacgtagacacatcttcaccaatcacccccaaaactacgtatatacatcttcaccaatcacccccaaaaatacgtatacatctccaccaatcacccccaaaaatacgtatatacaacttcaccaatcacccccaaaaatacgtatataaaTATcctcaccaatcacccccaaaataacttatatacatcttcaccaatcacccccaaaactacgtatatacatcttcaccaatcacccccaaaactacgtatatacatcttcaccaatcacccccaaaactacgtatatacatcttcaccaatcacccccaaaaatacgtatacatcttcaccaatcacccccaaaaatacgtagacacatcttcaccaatcacccccaaaactacgtatatacatcttcaccaatcacccccaaaaatacgtatacatcttcaccaatcacccccaaaaatacgtagacacatcttcaccaatcacccccaaaaatacgtatatacatcttcacTAATCACCCCAACAAATACATTTCTACACGTTCACCTATCACCCCTGCAACACCTTCTCCACTCAGAATGTAGGTGGGGCGCTGTCCCGCTGCACCCCGTCCCACCTTGTCCGTCTGTTCCCCACGCTGGTGTCTCCAGCTGACAGATGCCTGTGGGGAGCGAGGGACGCACTCCAGAAACGTGCTGTTGTTTTCCGCACCAAAAGTGACCCGGCTGTCCGACGCGTCCAGatcctccactgcaacacaCAGAATCATTCACGTAAATACTGTTCACCAAAACCATCACCCCGGTCACGGCACGGTCCCTCACCGCCGAGGTTCTGGTCCGTACACTGCTGCGCAGGGTCGGCGTGGCGGATGTCCTGCCGCCGGTGGCGCCGTTTTTGGGGTGTGAATCTCACACAAGCGCTCCCGTCCCACATGCAGTACGGGTCCCGCGCCAGACAACACTccgcacacacaccaccgtACAGGTCACACCGGTGCAGCCGCACCTGAGCCACGCCCACCGCCGCGGCCACAAACAGAGCCTGCTGCGGGGCGGAGACGGACAGAGAGGTGAGTGAGGAACAGGTGTGCAAAGCAcaatcacatgcacacaaacacacaaacttctTACTCTTTTCACTGAGATCTCCATGGAGACGATTGGAGTGGGAACCTGAAATGCGCGTGAGATGGTATCAGTACTGGACAGCGTTGTCCACCCcgtccacacatacacacacagacacacaccttgaAGACCTGCAGATCTTCCAGTGTGACCTCCTCCGGTGTCTGCATGTTTCCGCGATGGAGGGAAATGACCTTTAGCACCTTGCCCACATCTGCAGGTCACACGTGTACACAATCACGCATcaaaccacatttaaacacgcgagcaaacacacacacacacacacccaccggTGGCGAGGAACATGACGTCGTACGCGCCGTCCTCGGCCTGCGTGCGGTCCACCGCGATGTGCGTGAGCCGGTAGTGTGTGTTCACGCGCAGCAGCACGGGCCGCCGCCCCGCGGGGTACACGCTCCTCCACATGAGCGGGTGCGAGCGGGCGAACTGCAGCACGGCGTCGGGGAACtccagagaggaggagaaaccGAGGGACGGCTGAGCGGTCATCTTGCTGGGACACTGAGGGACAGACCACCACATCAGAGCTGGGCCCGACCCGACAGGCTCATTGTAGTCCAACTTGGGCGGGAAATGAGCGCCGTACAAAGCAAGCCGGGCTTTTACCAAGCTGTACTTGTCAGCTCTGTCTCGGGTCTACACCACACAAGCACGTCTACCAACATCTCAACGCTTCTAAACTACCGCTAATTCCCACGCAGCTGCGGTAGAAGCCAGCTTCATGAACGTTGAGTTCAAAGCCTTGCAAGGTAGAAAGAGAGAAGTAATAAAGAGAACATCTGAGTAATAGAACTGTGGCTGGAGAAGAATGGAGAGAACTGGAACGTGAGGGCCAGACTTTCAGCTGCTGTTTTACTGCCTCTTTACTAAAGTCTCGGTATAAAGCGGAGCGATGTGGCCTCCATGTgttttctgtgctgtgtgtgtctgtgtgtgtctgtgtgtgtgtgtgtggtgtgtcgtCTCACCGCTCCTGGTCGAGGATAGGGGACACGACCCTCATATGGACCCCACTGGTGGTCTGCTCCATCTTTGTGAGCAAAGGGTCCATTGAAGACCTCCCTGATGTCAGACATGCGGTAAACGCACACCGCGTAACCCCGGAACACGTTACTGCGGAGAACACACAAATAGTGACAATCGTTTACTCACCAGTTCATAAATGACCAAAGAAACCAGAGGCTAAAGTTTCCATCACAGGAGACATTTTCATCATCCACGTTCAAATTATACAAAACACATGAAGCGGGTGGCAGGAGTGGAcgggacacatacacacacaacatcatcaccatcatcaccaccaccatcacatcCCTCAGCTTACATAACTACGCAAAAACTGTGTTTCACCTAATGGAGCTGAAGATGGCGTAGATCTCTGGGTTTCTTTCATCTTTGGTACGCAGCAGAAACACGCTCTCTACAGACAGAAGACAGGCAGCgtgttaacacacacaaacacacaaacgtaCGACTGTGGCGCGTGTTTCCTGTGAACTGAGGGTTTCTGGGTCTCCTGGTGAGTAAATGAGGAATGAACCGCATTCCTCATGGTGGCTTGGGCCACTATTTGTCCCCCAGGACCCACCGCCACCACAGCAGACAAGATACACACTTCTTGGGAAGATCTGAAGTCCACCTGTCATGATTTTTTGTACgtttactgtatgtgtgtgtgtgtgtccgtcctcTCACCTAACTGATCAAAGTGTGTGTCAATGCCATGAGGTCCAGGCACTGAACACACAAGTCTGGCCTTGATGAAGGAGCTCCACTTGTTCACCAGAACCCTCTGTCCTCCTGCAtcattctgacacacacacacacacacacacacacacacacacacacattccatggTGCATGTCCCCAGATCATATAGACAGAGTATAACTCCACAGctgcacactatacacacacacaccagaaagaAGAGATAGacggcagtgtgtgtgtgtatgagtgtgagggGTGCAGAtcctcaccacacacactcgtCCCACACGGGAGTGTATGGCTTCCTCACGGCCACCGGTGTCTGTCCTCTCGGTGAAGAAGAAATAGACTTTATCATCAGCGCTGTCCTCACTGTCTGGGATCCTGTGAGATCCAACAAACCTAGGctctgaccacacacacacgtcagcaGGTCAGTCTGGTGACAGTTTAAGAGGAGCGTGTTGTGTGATGTCTTGTTGACTCGGGTGTACCATGGAGCAAACGCTGGTCGGTCTCTGTCCTCATGGGCGGGCGGGACCCCATACTCCGTAAAATGACCGAGTCCCTGCCCAGAAAGTCAGCTGTCAGCCCGGTGTACAGCTCTCCACCTGAAAAGAGAGCGTGATCCAGAAGTCATGAAATCAGAAAATGGGAGTCCCTCAAGGACCAGCGCTTGGCCCGCTGATCAGAGAacagaatgaaatgaatgaaggtGAATGGCGCTGGGTCAACGTCTTCAGCCTTGACAGGAAACTCGGTCCATACGGTCACTTGGTCTACTGCCAGGTTGCCGTGCCTTAATTGAGCAGCAGAACGTAGAAATGCATTATTCACGGTGTCCAGCAGAATCTAAACACAGCTGCTCACACAGCAATCAGACTGAGGCGGCCACATGTGCAGAAAGATCTAGAGTTACATTCCTCATCAGACACGGAACAGCAGTCAACTGCTTACTCGCCACCATTTTCTATGGGttaagtagcctagcgggtaacacactcgcctgtgaaccaggagacccaggttcaaaccccacttactaccatcgtgtccctgagctggacacttaaccctgagtgtcttcgggggggggactgtccctgtaactactgactgtaaccctgagtgtctccagggggggactgtccctgtaactactgattgtaagtccctctggataagagtaACAAAGGACATTTAACTAAAGAAAATGTTCAATAATAATATTGCCTGTATTTTCaacctttttgacatttttctctttctcaaGACAACAATCTTATTACtaccagggtggtagcagcctagtgtggaacacacccacctataaaccagaagaatatcagaagacccaggttaaaaccccacttactatcgcatccctgagcaagacacttaaccctgattgtctccagggggactgtccctgtctctgctatataataatatatactgCACTAGTCAGAATGTGAGAAAGGTTGTTCTGATCTGGAGATAAGATGTTCTATTCAGTGAGGTCCTCTGCAGTCtagtgtgttttttgtcttgTACAGTAAAGCATAGTCTTAAAGGTTCTTTATAATCGTCCCTCCgtacctgggtggtagtagccagtaacacactcgcctgtgaaccaggagacccaggttcaaatcccacttactaccatcatgtccctgagcaggacacttaacactgagtgtcctctggataaggacgactggtaaaagctgtaaatgtatctCTGTCTGGGACGTACCGGTGAAGGTGCTGGTGAAGGTCATGTTGGGGTCATGCGGGCACCGCCCCCTGCCGTTCTCCACAGAGTTACGCTCTAATGTGAAGATGTGCTAAAAAacaggacagagacagagacattgAGACATGGCCTGGTTTTCTCTGCAGGTTGAAGGAGGGTGTAGATTTGGCGTGGGGACGAGAGGAGTAACCTTTGTGTGACCAGCTTGTTCTGTGCTGGAATGTTTCTCAAGTTGCATTTCACACGCCACACACGGAATTTCTCACGCTTGGAAATGATTAACGTTTACCGTACAGACATTCCTACGCCGTGTTTTACGAACGAATCCCCCCACCACACCGTGCAAAACTTCTAGAAGCCCTGCTTCTCTACCTTCTTTCCTCCAGGGATGATGGGATTCTCgtgctcctcacacacacacaggactctCAGCATTTCTAGATcatctttgttttctttcttgAACTTTACTATTAGGGTCAGATATTTCCATCGCAgcgatgcattgtgggattgtATAGGTACACTGTTCATCACAGCTCGTGTTCTGGTCACAATCTCTACTTTCACACTGTGGGTGGTATGACCTTTGAACTGGAGTTGTTTTATTACAAaatacccccccacacacacacacacgtagataTATATGGTCAAGAGAGCCTGAAGAAACAATTGCCATTGAATACAtacgttctgtgtgtgttttacctctCCACGGTGTCCCACATTgatgaaaacacacactggctgaAAGGCTCCGGTGCCACAGGCCAACAGATGGGTTCGGTTAA
The genomic region above belongs to Denticeps clupeoides unplaced genomic scaffold, fDenClu1.1, whole genome shotgun sequence and contains:
- the LOC114776531 gene encoding semaphorin-3G-like isoform X2 yields the protein MLDFILRPHLRLHLRPHLRLHLRLHLRSFISVWSLAALALGSGVPRLRLTHTDLVASSRVLLFSGLRDELHVSFMFVDEYHERLFLGGKDTLYSLRLDHTHSHNEVKEIHWPPSPGNREECVQKGKDPETDCANFVRLLQPFNRTHLLACGTGAFQPVCVFINVGHRGEHIFTLERNSVENGRGRCPHDPNMTFTSTFTGGELYTGLTADFLGRDSVILRSMGSRPPMRTETDQRLLHEPRFVGSHRIPDSEDSADDKVYFFFTERTDTGGREEAIHSRVGRVCVNDAGGQRVLVNKWSSFIKARLVCSVPGPHGIDTHFDQLESVFLLRTKDERNPEIYAIFSSISNVFRGYAVCVYRMSDIREVFNGPFAHKDGADHQWGPYEGRVPYPRPGACPSKMTAQPSLGFSSSLEFPDAVLQFARSHPLMWRSVYPAGRRPVLLRVNTHYRLTHIAVDRTQAEDGAYDVMFLATDVGKVLKVISLHRGNMQTPEEVTLEDLQVFKVPTPIVSMEISVKRALFVAAAVGVAQVRLHRCDLYGGVCAECCLARDPYCMWDGSACVRFTPQKRRHRRQDIRHADPAQQCTDQNLGVEDLDASDSRVTFGAENNSTFLECVPRSPQASVSWRHQRGEQTDKVVYDERVMKMPGGLLFRRVLASDAGLYICRSQERGFSQTVSRIWLDVLRADTLSDILSRDGKQKQPCPGHGGGLTSRSPSRSWFKDVLQLIGPAGLPEVEQYCERVWCGEKLRLRRKHKSMMEKYQQAQESARKGRNRTPRDTHTHTHTHTHS
- the LOC114776531 gene encoding semaphorin-3G-like isoform X1, with translation MLDFILRPHLRLHLRPHLRLHLRLHLRSFISVWSLAALALGSGVPRLRLTHTDLVASSRVLLFSGLRDELHVSFMFVDEYHERLFLGGKDTLYSLRLDHTHSHNEVKEIHWPPSPGNREECVQKGKDPETDCANFVRLLQPFNRTHLLACGTGAFQPVCVFINVGHRGEHIFTLERNSVENGRGRCPHDPNMTFTSTFTGGELYTGLTADFLGRDSVILRSMGSRPPMRTETDQRLLHEPRFVGSHRIPDSEDSADDKVYFFFTERTDTGGREEAIHSRVGRVCVNDAGGQRVLVNKWSSFIKARLVCSVPGPHGIDTHFDQLESVFLLRTKDERNPEIYAIFSSISNVFRGYAVCVYRMSDIREVFNGPFAHKDGADHQWGPYEGRVPYPRPGACPSKMTAQPSLGFSSSLEFPDAVLQFARSHPLMWRSVYPAGRRPVLLRVNTHYRLTHIAVDRTQAEDGAYDVMFLATDVGKVLKVISLHRGNMQTPEEVTLEDLQVFKVPTPIVSMEISVKRQALFVAAAVGVAQVRLHRCDLYGGVCAECCLARDPYCMWDGSACVRFTPQKRRHRRQDIRHADPAQQCTDQNLGVEDLDASDSRVTFGAENNSTFLECVPRSPQASVSWRHQRGEQTDKVVYDERVMKMPGGLLFRRVLASDAGLYICRSQERGFSQTVSRIWLDVLRADTLSDILSRDGKQKQPCPGHGGGLTSRSPSRSWFKDVLQLIGPAGLPEVEQYCERVWCGEKLRLRRKHKSMMEKYQQAQESARKGRNRTPRDTHTHTHTHTHS
- the LOC114776528 gene encoding proteinase-activated receptor 1-like, translating into MESCASADMSMLMTQIIPALYMVLCVLALPLNAACLITFVWRIPEKKPAVIYMMSLAGVNLLFSLFVPLKIFCHFSVRSGIWTFTSAACRSSTALFYFSMSCVTSLIMSISLDRMLAVAYAMPSRTYRTSRNAVLLCVLVGFLALGSSLPFFLSTRVQQNQTLLNCSQLWDNEDDLYLHQFPYVFCVFFLLPTLVTSVCYSLFMWALWKIPLGTSSLVSRTKRRSLVLLFLIVTILLLFFLPLNVVLLLRGHHRRSEEEKLYPAYLLSLCAAGSSVSLGPLVYYFGSKQVQHELDSVWRHVSRWRK